In the genome of Eschrichtius robustus isolate mEscRob2 chromosome 12, mEscRob2.pri, whole genome shotgun sequence, one region contains:
- the MSH5 gene encoding mutS protein homolog 5 isoform X5 — translation MASVGATPGRTPQGPGPGEASASFPSPAPVPDPREAEEEEEEEPAEIHLCVLWNSGYLGIAYYDTSDSTIYFMPDAPDHESLRLLQRVLDEIHPQSVVTSAKQDENMTRFLGKLASQEHREPKRPEIIYLPSVDFGLEISKQRLLSGNYSFIPDSMTGTEKILFLSSIIPFDCFLTVRALGGLLKFMGRRRIGVELEDYNVSVPILGFKKFVLTHLVSIDQDTYSVLQIFKSEPHPSVYKVASGLKEGLSLFGILNRCRCKWGEKLLRLWFTRPTQDLGELNSRLDVIQFFLLPQNLDMAQMLHRLLGHIKNVPLILKRMKLSHTKVSDWQVLYKTVYSALGLRDACRSLPQSIQLFRDIAQEFSDDLHHIASLIGKVIGFLLCIPRLPSMVETNDFEIEGLDFMFLSEEKLHYRSARTKELDALLGDLHCDIRDQEILLMYQLQCQVLARAAVLTRVLDLASRLDVLLALASAARDYGYSRPHYSARLLGVRIQNGRHPLMELCARTFVPNSAECGGYKGRVKVITGPNSSGKSIYLKQVGLITFMALVGSFVPAEEAEIGAVDAIFTRIQSCESISLGLSTFMIDLNQQVAKAVNNATERSLVLIDEFGKGTNTVDGLALLAAVIRHWLALGPTCPHIFVATNFLSLIQLQLLPQGPLVQYLTMETCEDGNDLVFFYQVCEGVANASHASHTAAQAGLPEKLVARGKEVSDLICSGKPIKPVKELLKEKQMENCQTLVNKFLKLDLEDPNLDLDIFMSQEVLPAATTIL, via the exons ATGGCCTCCGTAGGAGCGACCCCAGGCAGGACGCCGCAGGGACCGGGACCTGGGGAGGCCTCGGCCAGCTTCCCTAGCCCGGCCCCAGTGCCGGACCCCCGGGAGgccgaggaggaggaagaggaggagcccGCGGAG ATTCATCTGTGTGTGCTGTGGAACTCAGGATACCTGGGCATTGCCTACTATGACACTAGTGACTCCACCATCTACTTTATGCCAGATGCCCCAGACCACGAGAGCCTCAGGCTGCTCCAGAGAG TTCTGGATGAAATCCATCCCCAGTCTGTTGTCACGAGCGCCAAACAGGATGAGAATATGACTCGGTTTCTGGGGAAGCTTG CCTCCCAAGAGCACagagagcctaagagacctgAAATCATATATTTGCCAagtgtggattttg GCCTGGAAATAAGCAAACAGCGCCTCCTTTCTGGAAACTACTCCTTCATCCCAGACTCCATGACTGGCACTGAGAaaatcctcttcctctcctccatcaTCCCCTTTGACTGCTTCCTCACG GTTCGAGCACTTGGAGGGCTGCTGAAGTTCATGGGTCGAAGAAGAATCGGGGTTGAACTGGAAGACTATAACGTCAGCGTCCCCATCCTAGGCTTTAAGAAATTTGTGTT GACCCATCTGGTGAGCATAGATCAAGACACTTACAG TGTTCTGCAGATATTTAAGAGTGAGCCTCACCCCTCAGTGTACAAAGTGGCCAGTGGACTCAAGGAGGGGCTCAGCCTCTTTG GAATCCTCAACAGATGCCGCTGTAAGTGGGGAGAGAAACTGCTCAG GCTATGGTTCACACGTCCAACCCAGGACCTGGGGGAACTAAATTCCCGTCTGGATGTCattcagtttttcctgttacccCAGAATCTGGACATGGCTCAGATGCTGCATCGATTGCTGGGTCACATCAAGAACGTACCT CTGATTCTTAAACGCATGAAGTTGTCCCACACCAAGGTCAGTGACTGGCAGGTTCTCTACAAG ACAGTGTAcagtgccctgggcctgagggatGCTTGCCGCTCCCTGCCCCAGTCCATTCAGCTCTTTCGGGACATTGCCCAAGAGTTCTCTGATGACCTACACCACATTGCCAGCCTCATTGGGAAAGTG ATTGGCTTCCTTCTTTGTATTCCCCGCCTGCCTTCCATGGTGGAGACCAATGACTTTGAGATTGAGGGTCTGGACTTCATG TTCCTCTCAGAGGAGAAGCTTCACTATCGTAGTGCTCGAACCAAGGAGCTGGATGCATTGCTGGGGGACCTGCACTGCGACATCCGGG ACCAGGAGATCCTGCTGATGTACCAGCTGCAGTGTCAGGTGCTGGCACGGGCAGCTGTCTTGACCCGGGTGTTGGACCTTGCCTCCCGCCTGGACGTCCTCTTGGCTCTTGCCAGTGCCGCCCGGGACTATGGCTACTCAAGGCCCCATTACTCCGCACGGCTCCTTGGGGTACGAATCCAGAATGGCAG GCATCCTCTGATGGAACTCTGTGCCCGAACCTTCGTGCCCAACTCCGCAGAATGCGGGGGGTACAAAGGGAGGGTCAAAGTTATCACTGGACCCAACTCCTCAGGGAAGAGCATATACCTCAAACAG GTAGGCTTGATCACATTCATGGCCCTGGTGGGCAGCTTTGTGCCAGCAGAGGAAGCCGAAATCGGGGCAGTAGACGCCATCTTCACCCGAATCCAGAGCTGTGAATCCATCTCCCTTGGCCTCTCTACCTTCATGATCGACCTCAACCAG CAGGTGGCGAAAGCAGTGAACAATGCCACCGAGCGGTCGCTGGTCCTTATCGATGAATTCGGAAAGGGAACCAACACG GTGGATGGGCTCGCGCTTCTGGCGGCCGTGATCCGACACTGGCTGGCGCTTGGGCCCACGTGCCCCCACATCTTCGTGGCCACCAACTTTCTGAGCCTCATTCAGCTACAGCTGCTGCCACAGGGGCCCCTCGTGCAGTATTTG acCATGGAGACCTGTGAAGATGGGAATGACCTTGTCTTCTTCTATCAGGTTTGCGAAGGTGTTGCCAATGCCAGCCATGCCTCCCACACAGCTGCCCAGGCTGGGCTTCCTGAGAAACTCGTTGCTCGTGGCAAGGAG GTCTCAGACTTGATCTGCAGCGGAAAGCCCATCAAGCCTGTCAAGGAGCTGCTAAAggagaaacaaatggaaaa TTGCCAGACGTTAGTAAACAAGTTTCTGAAACTGGATTTGGAAGATCCCAATCTGGACCTGGACATTTTCATGAGTCAGGAAGTGCTGCCTGCTGCCACCACCATCCTCTGA